The Bacillaceae bacterium IKA-2 DNA window TATTAAACTGGCTGAACAAGCGAATATCGGGATTACATTTTCAGATATAGCACTAGCAGAGTCTGGTACAGTAGTTTTATTTAGCGATAAAGGAAAGGGTCGTTCAGTTAGTCTTCTTCCAGTAACACATATTGCGATAATTCCTAAAAGTACTATCGTTCCACGGATGACTCAAGCGGCAACCGAAATTCACCATATGGCCCAGAAAGGTCGCATACCATCCTGTATTAACTTTATATCAGGTCCAAGTAATAGTGCCGATATTGAGTTAAATCTAGTAGTTGGAGTACACGGTCCAGTTAAAGCCACATATATTATTGTAGATGATAAATAGAAAAGCAGAGGCGCGATAAAGGAGGGGATCATTCAAAAAATGAATGATCCCCTCCTTTTTTTAGCTACTTCGCAATCTTTTCTAAATTACCATTTTTGTCCATGCGGAACTTTGGAGCCTGTTCAACTGGCTCTCCCTCATCTTGTAATAAAGCCATTCGTCGTGCTCTATTCATAATTTGAATCAATGATTGATAGTCTTCTTCAACTACTTGGTAATCATTTCCAAGTTTGGAGAGTTTAGTTTCTAGCTCCTTATTGATAGTCAATAGTTTCAAGTTTTCTTTCATCAGCTTTTCATTTTCTTTTCTTAATTCTAATGAACTACCTTCTTTTGTCGCTAATGATTGGATAAAGTTAACGACATCTTTTAGACTAATACTTTTTTGAGGATAATTTGTAGTAACTAAGACATTCTCAGGTGCTGACATTACTTCTGTTACTGAAGTGTTCATTATTGGCTGTAATTGCTGTAATGACTGTGATGGAATAGGATTGTAGGACATTCTCCTTTTCATTTCTTTACGCTGTTTTTTTGCTAGTCTTATTGCTTCGTTATATTGATTTCTCACGACAGCATTCCAGCGAAAGCCACAAGCTGCAGATGTACGACTTAGTTCATCTCCCACTTCGTCGAAAGCTCTCAATTGCGTATTGCCTTCTCTAATATGACGTAAAACTGTTTCTGCTAATAATAAATCATCTTCAGAGGACCATGCATCTTGTCTAAGTTTCATAAAAACTCAACTCCTTATTGTGTTTTTCTATCTTTCTAAACAATTTTTAAAAATAAAATTTGTTATAAAGTTACTACTATTTTTGCCAGCTTTTAGTAGATATATACATTACTGATAAGCAATTTTTTATTATTCGGAAG harbors:
- a CDS encoding RsfA family transcriptional regulator; this encodes MKLRQDAWSSEDDLLLAETVLRHIREGNTQLRAFDEVGDELSRTSAACGFRWNAVVRNQYNEAIRLAKKQRKEMKRRMSYNPIPSQSLQQLQPIMNTSVTEVMSAPENVLVTTNYPQKSISLKDVVNFIQSLATKEGSSLELRKENEKLMKENLKLLTINKELETKLSKLGNDYQVVEEDYQSLIQIMNRARRMALLQDEGEPVEQAPKFRMDKNGNLEKIAK